The following proteins come from a genomic window of Halomarina ordinaria:
- a CDS encoding DUF7575 domain-containing protein — protein MSKRRPWLAVALAFVYPGLGHVYLREWLRALLWFLLTVATALVVVPPDLVGSRGGFDAILRAQQDLPLTAALAIVSVTAFSMLDAYWLAARNGEASGSGAGAGTGGRVTYDSADAATDRAGAGASASGASTSRDRDERGSRCPNCRREVDAEYDFCPWCATEFDVES, from the coding sequence GTGAGCAAGCGTCGTCCGTGGCTCGCGGTCGCGCTGGCCTTCGTCTACCCGGGGCTGGGGCACGTCTACCTCCGGGAGTGGCTCCGGGCGCTCCTCTGGTTCCTCCTCACCGTCGCCACGGCGCTCGTCGTCGTCCCGCCGGACCTCGTCGGCAGCCGCGGTGGGTTCGACGCCATCCTCCGGGCACAGCAGGACCTCCCGCTGACCGCGGCGCTCGCCATCGTCTCCGTGACGGCGTTCAGCATGCTCGACGCCTACTGGCTGGCCGCCCGGAACGGCGAGGCGAGCGGTTCCGGTGCCGGGGCGGGGACCGGTGGCCGGGTCACGTACGACTCCGCCGACGCTGCGACGGATCGCGCGGGAGCAGGCGCGTCGGCGAGCGGCGCGTCGACGAGTCGCGACCGGGACGAGCGCGGGTCGCGCTGTCCGAACTGCCGGCGGGAGGTCGACGCGGAGTACGATTTCTGTCCCTGGTGTGCGACCGAGTTCGACGTCGAGTCGTAG
- a CDS encoding RsmB/NOP family class I SAM-dependent RNA methyltransferase: MVLERYEPLVDDYEAFRAACERPLPSVVRVNTIKTTVSRATDALAEGGYEFERADWLPELLRLDSRRPGTSWPYFHGWLYGQEEVSALPAVVCDPHPGERVFDPCAAPGSKTTQLAARMDDTGTLVANDSNLGRLSALRSNAERCGVTNLVVTHGDARNFSLKPFDGEPFDRALVDVPCSCEGTIRKNPDAFDDWNLGHVRSVSGIQRAILRRAVQVTREGGTVVYSTCTFAPEENEAVLDAVLGEEDCRLVPFEVDLETRPGVTEWDGERFDGSVRHAKRVYPHLNDTGGFFCAKLEVGA, encoded by the coding sequence ATGGTTCTGGAGCGTTACGAACCGCTCGTCGACGACTACGAGGCCTTCCGGGCGGCCTGCGAGCGGCCGCTCCCGTCGGTGGTTCGGGTCAACACCATCAAGACCACCGTCTCCCGCGCGACCGACGCCCTCGCCGAGGGGGGCTACGAGTTCGAGCGAGCCGACTGGCTGCCCGAACTCCTCCGCCTCGACTCGCGCCGTCCCGGCACGTCGTGGCCGTATTTCCACGGCTGGCTCTACGGGCAGGAGGAGGTGAGCGCCCTCCCGGCGGTGGTCTGTGACCCCCACCCCGGCGAGCGGGTGTTCGACCCTTGCGCCGCCCCGGGGAGCAAGACGACGCAGCTCGCGGCGCGGATGGACGACACCGGGACGCTCGTCGCCAACGACAGCAACCTCGGGCGACTCTCCGCGCTCCGCTCGAACGCCGAGCGCTGCGGCGTCACCAATCTCGTCGTCACGCACGGCGACGCGCGGAACTTCTCGCTGAAACCTTTCGACGGCGAGCCGTTCGACCGCGCGCTCGTGGACGTCCCCTGTTCCTGTGAGGGGACCATCCGGAAGAACCCCGACGCCTTCGACGACTGGAACCTCGGACACGTCCGGTCGGTGTCGGGTATCCAGCGCGCCATCCTCCGGCGCGCGGTTCAGGTCACCCGCGAGGGCGGCACCGTCGTCTACTCGACGTGCACGTTCGCTCCCGAGGAGAACGAGGCAGTCCTCGACGCCGTCCTGGGCGAGGAGGACTGCCGCCTCGTCCCGTTCGAGGTGGACCTGGAGACGCGTCCCGGCGTCACCGAGTGGGACGGCGAGCGCTTCGACGGGTCGGTCCGCCACGCGAAACGGGTGTACCCGCACCTGAACGACACGGGTGGCTTCTTCTGTGCGAAACTGGAGGTGGGCGCGTGA
- a CDS encoding flippase-like domain-containing protein, with protein MTEVSVVLPAYNEAATIERTVERTLDALASFLPEGSFEVLVAEDGCADRTPEVAARIAGRDRRVRHVHADERLGRGGALVRAFRLAAGETLVYFDTDLATDIDHLEELVESVRSEGYDVATGSRLGADREPTRPSQRSPPSRGFNAAVRFLLGSSLRDHQCGFKAFDREALFSLLDDVRDEHWFWDTEVLVRAQRRGYRVKELPVRWRSPEETKVHFVRDVLGMGTQVTRCWWEFTVAPRLTPRVTLAGGVLLVALAALLMTVYIDVGAVLAEMRAADPLLVALGTALYALSWPLRGGRYRDILSELGYDASLGFLTGAVFLSQTGNLVFPARAGDAIRAYVVKARRGVPYPSGFASLAVERVFDLLTITTLAGTVLLGLSLAGAADPSGLDGVPPAYRRSGEAALTVAAAVGVAALLAVWAIVLGARRDDSFVRRAFARVSTDSYAAAAAGVVESFVADVQRVAHDRRAFARIGASSLAIWTLDVVTALFVFAAFDVALSPTLFVAVGFFAVSVGNLAKVLPLSPGGVGLYEGAFTLLVVALTPVGFATALGAAIVDHAVKNAVTVAGGVVSTFALNVSLTTAVDETREVETAEMD; from the coding sequence ATGACGGAGGTGAGCGTCGTCCTGCCCGCCTACAACGAGGCGGCGACCATCGAACGGACCGTCGAGCGGACGCTCGACGCCCTCGCCTCCTTCCTCCCCGAGGGGAGCTTCGAGGTGCTCGTCGCCGAGGACGGCTGCGCCGACCGCACGCCCGAGGTCGCCGCCCGCATCGCCGGGCGCGACCGCCGCGTGCGCCACGTCCACGCCGACGAACGGCTGGGGCGAGGGGGTGCGCTCGTCCGGGCGTTCCGTCTCGCGGCGGGCGAGACGCTCGTCTACTTCGACACCGACCTCGCCACCGACATCGACCACCTGGAGGAGCTGGTCGAGAGCGTCCGCTCCGAGGGGTACGACGTCGCGACGGGGTCGCGCCTCGGAGCGGACCGGGAACCGACCCGTCCGTCCCAGCGGTCGCCCCCCAGCCGGGGGTTCAACGCCGCCGTCCGCTTCCTGCTCGGGTCGTCGCTGCGCGACCACCAGTGCGGGTTCAAGGCGTTCGACCGCGAGGCGCTGTTCTCGCTCCTCGACGACGTCCGCGACGAACACTGGTTCTGGGACACGGAGGTGCTCGTGCGCGCCCAGCGCCGGGGGTATCGAGTGAAGGAGCTCCCCGTCCGCTGGCGCTCACCGGAGGAGACGAAGGTCCACTTCGTGCGCGACGTCCTCGGGATGGGGACGCAGGTGACGCGCTGCTGGTGGGAGTTCACCGTCGCCCCGCGGCTCACCCCCCGCGTCACGCTGGCCGGCGGCGTCCTGCTGGTCGCGCTCGCCGCGCTCCTGATGACCGTGTACATCGACGTCGGCGCCGTCCTCGCGGAGATGCGCGCGGCCGACCCCCTGCTGGTCGCGCTCGGGACGGCGCTCTACGCGCTCTCGTGGCCGCTTCGGGGCGGACGCTACCGCGACATCCTCTCGGAACTCGGCTACGACGCGTCGCTCGGGTTCCTGACCGGCGCGGTGTTCCTCAGCCAGACGGGCAACCTCGTCTTCCCCGCGCGGGCGGGCGACGCCATCCGCGCCTACGTCGTGAAGGCCCGCCGAGGGGTCCCCTACCCCTCGGGGTTCGCCTCGCTGGCGGTCGAGCGCGTCTTCGACCTCCTGACCATCACGACGCTCGCGGGAACGGTCCTGCTCGGCCTGTCGCTCGCCGGGGCGGCTGACCCCTCGGGGCTCGACGGCGTGCCTCCCGCCTACCGCCGGAGCGGGGAGGCGGCCCTGACGGTGGCGGCCGCGGTGGGCGTCGCCGCCCTCCTCGCCGTCTGGGCCATCGTCCTCGGTGCGCGCCGCGACGACTCGTTCGTCCGCCGGGCGTTCGCCCGCGTCAGCACCGACTCCTACGCCGCCGCCGCCGCGGGCGTCGTCGAGTCGTTCGTCGCGGACGTCCAGCGCGTCGCCCACGACCGCCGGGCGTTCGCACGCATCGGGGCGTCGAGTCTCGCCATCTGGACGCTCGACGTCGTCACCGCGCTGTTCGTCTTCGCCGCCTTCGACGTGGCGCTCTCCCCCACGCTGTTCGTCGCCGTCGGCTTCTTCGCCGTGAGCGTCGGCAACCTCGCGAAGGTGCTCCCGCTCTCGCCCGGCGGCGTCGGCCTCTACGAGGGGGCGTTCACCCTCCTCGTCGTCGCGCTCACGCCGGTCGGGTTCGCCACCGCCCTCGGCGCGGCCATCGTCGACCACGCCGTCAAGAACGCCGTCACCGTCGCCGGCGGCGTCGTCTCGACGTTCGCCCTCAACGTCTCGCTGACGACGGCCGTCGACGAGACCCGCGAGGTCGAGACCGCCGAGATGGACTGA
- a CDS encoding proteasome assembly chaperone family protein, which translates to MAHIAVEPDISLSNPTLVEGLPGVGLVGKIAADHLVETLDMTYYGAVHCDGLPRVAVYHGDSSELKPPVRLYADEERDLLVLQSDVPVSPQNATDFASCITGWLTDNDVTPLFLSGLPTEKDDDVPAVYGIATGDGDALLDEAGIVPPVESGLVSGPTGALLYEAGRHELTGVGLIVEADAQFPDPEAARAILENGVKPLVDVEVNTEELVDQAEDIREARERLAQRMQQAEEGESTQAQPLRMFQ; encoded by the coding sequence ATGGCACATATTGCCGTCGAACCGGACATCTCGCTGTCGAACCCCACCCTCGTCGAGGGGCTCCCCGGCGTCGGCCTCGTCGGGAAGATAGCGGCCGACCACCTCGTCGAGACGCTCGACATGACCTACTACGGGGCGGTCCACTGCGACGGCCTGCCGCGCGTCGCGGTGTACCACGGCGACTCCTCGGAACTGAAACCCCCCGTCAGGCTCTACGCCGACGAGGAACGGGACCTGCTGGTCCTCCAGAGCGACGTCCCCGTCTCCCCGCAGAACGCCACGGACTTCGCCAGTTGCATCACGGGCTGGCTGACCGACAACGACGTCACGCCGCTGTTCCTCAGCGGCCTCCCGACGGAGAAGGACGACGACGTGCCGGCGGTCTACGGCATCGCGACGGGCGACGGGGACGCGCTGCTCGACGAGGCGGGTATCGTCCCGCCGGTCGAGAGCGGCCTCGTCAGCGGGCCGACGGGTGCGCTCCTGTACGAGGCGGGGCGACACGAACTCACCGGCGTCGGCCTCATCGTCGAGGCCGACGCACAGTTCCCCGACCCCGAGGCGGCCCGCGCCATTCTCGAGAACGGGGTCAAACCGCTGGTCGACGTCGAGGTGAACACCGAGGAACTGGTCGACCAGGCCGAGGACATCCGCGAGGCGCGCGAGCGCCTCGCCCAGCGGATGCAGCAGGCCGAGGAGGGCGAGAGCACGCAGGCCCAGCCGCTCCGGATGTTCCAGTAG
- a CDS encoding ester cyclase, producing MANEVHETEEMKGAAMGFVEEVWNGRHYELIEQKIDEGYAGHWFAVGEDGPVDRDGLREFVTAVHRGFPDFHMDVEFVLAEGDMVAVGYTSGGTHQGEFMGIPPTGEYGEATGVFVNRFEEGRVVESWASWDALGLFQDVGVIPEAFGLTNLLGTGLSMARRNVTERARKRRAR from the coding sequence ATGGCGAACGAAGTACACGAGACGGAGGAGATGAAGGGTGCCGCGATGGGGTTCGTCGAGGAGGTCTGGAACGGGCGTCACTACGAACTCATCGAGCAGAAGATAGACGAGGGGTACGCGGGCCACTGGTTCGCGGTCGGCGAGGACGGTCCGGTCGACCGCGACGGGCTTCGCGAGTTCGTCACCGCGGTCCACCGGGGGTTCCCCGACTTCCACATGGACGTCGAGTTCGTGCTCGCGGAGGGGGACATGGTCGCCGTCGGCTACACCAGCGGGGGAACCCACCAGGGCGAGTTCATGGGAATCCCGCCGACCGGCGAGTACGGCGAGGCGACCGGCGTCTTCGTCAACCGCTTCGAGGAGGGCCGCGTGGTCGAGTCGTGGGCGTCGTGGGACGCGCTCGGCCTCTTCCAGGACGTGGGCGTCATCCCCGAGGCGTTCGGGCTGACGAACCTGCTCGGGACGGGCCTCAGCATGGCGCGGCGGAACGTGACCGAACGGGCGCGCAAACGCCGCGCCCGCTGA
- a CDS encoding type I 3-dehydroquinate dehydratase codes for MDFDSFVLAASIADLAAEADAREHADAVEFRMDLAADPLAALDDYDGDLPVLATNRVEWEGGEAADDEARVEALCDAAAHPAVAAVDVELAAIAAGDGRAAVEAAREEDATAVVSVHDFEETPPRAELARLLEQAREFGDVGKLAVTARSRGDVLRLLALTHAQTEAGHAVATMAMGEAGRHSRAVAPVYGSRIGYAPVDPADATAPGQYDLRTLRRLVSDLG; via the coding sequence ATGGACTTCGACTCGTTCGTCCTCGCGGCGAGTATCGCGGACCTCGCGGCCGAAGCCGACGCCCGCGAGCACGCCGACGCCGTCGAGTTCCGCATGGACCTCGCGGCCGACCCGCTCGCGGCGCTCGACGACTACGACGGCGACCTGCCGGTGCTCGCGACCAACCGCGTCGAGTGGGAGGGCGGCGAGGCCGCGGACGACGAGGCGCGTGTCGAGGCGCTCTGTGACGCCGCGGCCCACCCGGCCGTGGCGGCGGTCGACGTCGAACTCGCCGCCATCGCGGCGGGCGACGGTCGCGCGGCCGTCGAGGCCGCTCGTGAGGAGGACGCGACGGCCGTCGTCTCGGTCCACGACTTCGAGGAGACGCCGCCCCGTGCGGAACTCGCCCGCCTGCTGGAGCAGGCCCGGGAGTTCGGCGACGTGGGGAAGCTGGCGGTGACCGCCCGGTCGCGCGGCGACGTGTTGCGCCTGCTCGCGCTCACCCACGCCCAGACGGAGGCGGGTCACGCCGTCGCGACGATGGCGATGGGCGAGGCGGGACGACACTCGCGGGCGGTCGCCCCGGTCTACGGGTCGCGTATCGGCTACGCGCCGGTCGACCCCGCCGACGCCACCGCACCGGGGCAGTACGACCTCCGGACGCTCCGGCGCCTCGTCTCCGACCTCGGCTGA
- a CDS encoding NAD(P)/FAD-dependent oxidoreductase, whose protein sequence is MRTAVLGAGAVGVTAAADLAARGASVVVYERGAVAAGSSGRASGLCYDAYADRIDAAVGARALERFRERSDTSGFAFTDCPYVWLARGGDDRRADAIREGVDRMREHGREVSLLDSGALAARFPLLETDDVAVAAVAENAGYVDPAAYTEATADRAREAGAEIRTHTPASLRLDGSPVVSTGHGEESFDAVLVATGAHTGNVLADAGVPVPLKPYRVQALVTRATPLRDDLPMLFDASGGYYLRPYGRGLLVGDGTEPVERDPDDWDRAADDWFVADCADYLATGVGRTFGVDRAWAGLCTATPDGDPLLGECAPGVYVAAGWQGHGFMRAPALGEVAAEQVLGGDGIDHFSPARFDGDEDFDIVEGMDVARDE, encoded by the coding sequence GTGAGAACCGCCGTCCTCGGCGCGGGCGCCGTCGGCGTCACCGCGGCCGCAGACCTCGCGGCGCGCGGGGCGAGCGTGGTCGTCTACGAGCGCGGTGCGGTCGCCGCCGGGAGCAGCGGCCGCGCCTCGGGGCTCTGCTACGACGCCTACGCCGACCGGATCGACGCCGCGGTCGGCGCCCGGGCGCTCGAACGCTTCCGGGAACGCTCCGACACCAGCGGGTTCGCGTTCACCGACTGCCCCTACGTCTGGCTGGCGCGAGGGGGCGACGACCGCCGGGCCGACGCCATCCGCGAGGGAGTAGACCGGATGCGCGAGCACGGCCGAGAGGTGTCGCTGCTCGATTCGGGGGCGCTCGCGGCCCGCTTTCCGCTCCTCGAGACGGACGACGTGGCGGTGGCGGCCGTCGCCGAGAACGCGGGCTACGTCGACCCGGCCGCCTACACCGAGGCGACGGCCGACCGGGCACGGGAGGCGGGTGCGGAGATTCGGACGCACACGCCCGCGTCGCTCCGCCTCGACGGGTCACCGGTCGTCTCGACGGGTCACGGTGAGGAGTCGTTCGACGCCGTCCTCGTCGCGACGGGGGCGCACACGGGGAACGTACTGGCGGACGCCGGCGTTCCCGTCCCCCTCAAACCGTACCGGGTACAGGCGCTGGTCACCCGCGCGACCCCTCTCCGGGACGACCTCCCGATGCTCTTCGACGCCTCGGGCGGGTACTACCTCCGGCCGTACGGGCGCGGCCTGCTGGTCGGCGACGGCACCGAACCCGTCGAGCGCGACCCGGACGACTGGGACCGCGCGGCCGACGACTGGTTCGTCGCCGACTGCGCCGACTACCTCGCGACGGGCGTCGGGCGCACGTTCGGTGTCGACCGCGCGTGGGCCGGCCTCTGCACCGCGACGCCCGACGGCGACCCGCTGCTCGGCGAGTGCGCGCCCGGCGTCTACGTCGCCGCCGGGTGGCAGGGCCACGGCTTCATGCGCGCGCCGGCGCTCGGGGAGGTCGCCGCGGAGCAGGTGCTCGGGGGCGACGGCATCGACCACTTCTCGCCGGCGCGCTTCGACGGCGACGAGGACTTCGACATCGTGGAGGGGATGGACGTGGCGCGGGACGAGTAA
- a CDS encoding transcription initiation factor IIB, with protein sequence MSDSNTRTRERTNESEQSDEREGLDCPECGGTLISDTEHGETVCSDCGLVVEEDSIDRGPEWRAFDSREKDQKSRVGAPTTNMMHDKGLSTNIDWRDKDAYGNSLGSRQRQKMQRLRKWNERFRTRDSKERNLKQALGEIDRMASALGLPENVREMASVIYRRALDENLLPGRSIEGVATSAVYAAARQAGVPRSLDEIADVSRVEKSEIARTYRYVVRELGLEVKPADPESYVPRFASALELSDEAENRARKLLRNAKEQGVHSGKSPVGLAAAAVYAAALLTNEKTTQAAVSEVADISEVTIRNRYHELLEAEQDIPL encoded by the coding sequence ATGAGTGACTCGAACACCCGAACGCGGGAGCGAACGAACGAATCGGAACAGTCCGACGAACGAGAGGGGCTCGACTGCCCCGAGTGCGGCGGCACCCTGATCAGCGACACCGAACACGGCGAGACCGTGTGTTCGGACTGCGGGCTGGTCGTCGAGGAGGACAGCATCGACCGCGGCCCGGAGTGGCGCGCGTTCGACTCCAGGGAGAAGGACCAGAAGTCGCGCGTCGGCGCCCCCACCACGAACATGATGCACGACAAGGGGCTGTCGACGAACATCGACTGGCGGGACAAGGACGCCTACGGCAACTCGCTCGGGTCGCGCCAGCGCCAGAAGATGCAGCGCCTCCGGAAGTGGAACGAGCGCTTCCGCACGCGCGACTCCAAGGAGCGCAACCTCAAGCAGGCGCTCGGCGAAATCGACCGCATGGCCAGCGCCCTCGGTCTCCCCGAGAACGTCCGCGAGATGGCCTCCGTGATATACCGCCGTGCGCTGGACGAGAACCTGCTGCCCGGACGCTCCATCGAAGGCGTCGCCACCAGCGCCGTCTACGCCGCCGCCCGGCAGGCCGGCGTCCCCCGCAGCCTCGACGAAATCGCGGACGTCTCGCGCGTCGAGAAGAGCGAGATCGCCCGCACCTACCGGTACGTCGTGCGGGAACTCGGCCTCGAGGTGAAGCCGGCGGACCCCGAGAGCTACGTCCCGCGCTTCGCTAGCGCCCTCGAACTGAGCGACGAGGCGGAGAACCGCGCTCGAAAGCTGCTCCGTAACGCCAAGGAGCAGGGCGTCCACTCCGGGAAGTCCCCCGTGGGGCTGGCCGCCGCCGCCGTCTACGCCGCCGCCCTCCTCACCAACGAGAAGACGACGCAGGCCGCGGTGAGCGAGGTGGCCGACATCTCCGAGGTGACCATCCGCAACCGCTACCACGAACTGCTCGAAGCCGAACAGGACATCCCGCTGTAG
- a CDS encoding radical SAM protein has protein sequence MTDPATLDVTLVDGYVDEPAHFGVPPYVSTYPRYTAGALVDAGVPEGRITYHTIDALREEPSRWRDVEEADLMIYIGGMTVPGKYVGGTPAEPDEVRRMAWTADGTTLMGGPVRFGVGDQNEGGSDMERKDLDYDFVAKGDVEAAAYDLVASGLEGFNNRMRDVEEVTRWARTGAFVVEHHPNHPDYLIAELETGRGCPYRCSFCTEPLYGNATFRPPETVVSEVEALYERGVRHFRLGRQADILAYGGDGEKPNPDALRALYGGIREVAPELGTLHLDNMNPITVVKWPDLAREGIEVIAAHNTPGDTAAFGLESADPVVQEENNLNVSAEECFEAVRVVNEAAGWRPGEDPAAAPTHGEETKRLPKLLPGINLLHGLKGERRETYELNKAFLHRVYDEGLMLRRVNIRQVMAFAGTEMSETGSQIATDHKKLFKRYKREVREEIDNPMLQRVAPAGTRLHDVHLEYHQDGKTFGRQLGTYPLLVGIPGERELGRTVDVAVTDHGYRSVTGVPYPLDVNAASMDELTAIPGMGRQRAGNLVVDRPFDSVADAAARAEVDLDDFLTVRTPEGAD, from the coding sequence ATGACCGACCCGGCGACGCTCGACGTGACGCTCGTGGACGGCTACGTCGACGAGCCGGCGCACTTCGGCGTTCCGCCCTACGTCTCGACGTACCCGCGCTACACGGCGGGCGCGCTCGTCGACGCCGGCGTCCCCGAGGGACGAATCACCTACCACACCATCGACGCGCTGCGCGAGGAGCCCTCGCGCTGGCGCGACGTCGAGGAGGCCGACCTCATGATATACATCGGCGGGATGACCGTCCCCGGCAAGTACGTCGGGGGGACGCCCGCCGAACCCGACGAGGTGCGCCGCATGGCGTGGACCGCCGACGGGACGACGCTGATGGGCGGCCCCGTCCGCTTCGGCGTGGGCGACCAGAACGAGGGGGGCAGCGACATGGAGCGAAAGGACCTCGACTACGACTTCGTCGCGAAGGGCGACGTCGAGGCCGCCGCCTACGACCTCGTCGCCAGCGGGTTGGAGGGGTTCAACAACCGGATGCGCGACGTCGAGGAGGTGACGCGCTGGGCGCGAACGGGGGCGTTCGTCGTCGAGCACCACCCCAACCACCCCGACTACCTCATCGCCGAACTCGAGACGGGGCGGGGCTGTCCCTACCGCTGTTCGTTCTGCACGGAACCGCTCTACGGGAACGCCACCTTCCGCCCGCCCGAGACGGTCGTCTCGGAGGTGGAGGCGCTCTACGAGCGCGGCGTGCGACACTTCCGACTGGGCCGGCAGGCCGACATCCTCGCCTACGGCGGGGACGGCGAGAAGCCCAATCCCGACGCGCTCCGGGCGCTCTACGGCGGTATCCGCGAGGTCGCGCCGGAACTGGGGACGCTCCACCTCGACAACATGAACCCCATCACCGTGGTGAAGTGGCCCGACCTCGCGCGCGAGGGCATCGAGGTCATCGCCGCGCACAACACGCCCGGGGACACCGCCGCCTTCGGACTGGAGAGCGCGGACCCCGTCGTCCAGGAGGAGAACAACCTGAACGTGAGCGCCGAGGAGTGCTTCGAGGCGGTCCGGGTCGTCAACGAGGCGGCCGGGTGGCGCCCCGGCGAGGACCCCGCCGCGGCGCCCACCCACGGCGAGGAGACCAAGCGCCTCCCGAAGCTCCTGCCCGGCATCAACCTCCTCCACGGGCTGAAGGGTGAGCGCCGCGAGACCTACGAGCTGAACAAGGCGTTCCTCCACCGCGTCTACGACGAGGGGCTGATGCTTCGGCGGGTGAACATCCGGCAGGTGATGGCCTTCGCCGGCACCGAGATGTCGGAGACGGGGTCGCAGATAGCGACGGACCACAAGAAGCTGTTCAAGCGCTACAAGCGGGAGGTGCGCGAGGAGATAGACAACCCGATGCTCCAGCGCGTCGCGCCCGCGGGGACGCGCCTGCACGACGTCCACCTGGAGTACCACCAGGACGGCAAGACCTTCGGCCGGCAACTCGGGACCTACCCTCTGCTGGTCGGGATTCCGGGCGAGCGCGAACTGGGCCGGACCGTCGACGTGGCGGTGACCGACCACGGCTACCGCTCGGTGACGGGCGTCCCCTACCCGCTCGACGTGAACGCGGCGTCGATGGACGAACTGACGGCCATTCCGGGCATGGGGCGCCAGCGCGCGGGCAACCTCGTCGTCGACCGGCCGTTCGACTCCGTGGCCGACGCCGCCGCGCGCGCGGAGGTGGACCTCGACGACTTCCTCACGGTCCGGACGCCCGAAGGTGCCGACTGA
- a CDS encoding DNA-methyltransferase produces MQTEHAVHVGDARESALPDGSVDLVVTSPPYPMIEMWDDLFASLDPAVGEALDADDGDRAFDLMHDVLDGVWAEVARVLAPGGIACVNVGDATRTVEEFSLYPNHVEIVRRMREHGLAQLPGVLWRKPVNRATKFMGSGMLPPNAYPTLEHEHVLVFRKGGPRRLDPGADERYEAAYFWEERNEWFSDLWTFNGAAQDLAPDDDRRERSGAYPLALPLRLVRMFSTRGDVVLDPFWGTGTTTLAAMLAARDSVGYELDASFVGAFEARLADLPETSRERARARLERHRAFAAGRDDLDYEAEHYDFPVMTRQERRVRLYDVESVERTDDGFRCRHAPVEF; encoded by the coding sequence ATGCAGACCGAGCACGCGGTCCACGTCGGCGACGCCCGCGAGTCGGCGCTCCCCGACGGCTCGGTCGACCTCGTGGTCACCTCCCCGCCCTACCCGATGATAGAGATGTGGGACGACCTGTTCGCGTCGCTCGACCCCGCGGTGGGGGAGGCGCTGGACGCTGACGACGGCGACCGGGCGTTCGACCTGATGCACGACGTCCTCGACGGCGTCTGGGCGGAGGTAGCGCGGGTGCTCGCGCCGGGCGGCATCGCCTGCGTCAACGTCGGCGACGCCACCCGGACCGTCGAGGAGTTCTCGCTCTACCCGAACCACGTCGAAATCGTCCGCCGCATGCGCGAGCACGGCCTCGCGCAGTTGCCGGGCGTGCTCTGGCGCAAGCCGGTCAACCGCGCGACGAAGTTCATGGGGTCGGGGATGCTCCCCCCGAACGCCTACCCGACGCTCGAACACGAACACGTCCTCGTCTTCCGGAAGGGCGGGCCGCGCCGCCTCGACCCCGGGGCCGACGAGCGCTACGAGGCGGCGTACTTCTGGGAGGAGCGCAACGAGTGGTTCTCCGACCTCTGGACGTTCAACGGCGCCGCGCAGGACCTCGCGCCCGACGACGACCGCCGCGAGCGCTCGGGGGCCTACCCGCTCGCGCTCCCGCTCCGCCTCGTCCGGATGTTCTCGACGCGCGGCGACGTCGTCCTCGACCCGTTCTGGGGGACGGGGACGACGACGCTCGCGGCCATGCTCGCGGCACGCGACTCCGTCGGCTACGAACTCGACGCCTCGTTCGTCGGGGCGTTCGAGGCGCGCCTCGCCGACCTCCCCGAGACCTCTCGCGAGCGCGCCCGCGCCCGACTGGAGCGCCACCGCGCGTTCGCGGCGGGCCGCGACGACCTCGACTACGAGGCCGAACACTACGACTTCCCGGTGATGACGCGCCAGGAGCGCCGCGTGCGGCTGTACGACGTCGAGTCGGTCGAGCGGACCGACGACGGGTTCCGGTGCCGGCACGCCCCGGTCGAGTTTTGA